In Aythya fuligula isolate bAytFul2 chromosome 6, bAytFul2.pri, whole genome shotgun sequence, the following are encoded in one genomic region:
- the ARL4C gene encoding ADP-ribosylation factor-like protein 4C encodes MGNISSNISAFQSLHIVMLGLDSAGKTTVLYRLKFNEFVNTVPTIGFNTEKIRLSNGTAKGISCHFWDVGGQEKLRPLWKSYSRCTDGIIYVVDSVDVDRLEEAKTELHKVTKFAENQGTPLLVIANKQDLPKSLPVAEIEKQLALHELTPSTTYHIQPACAIIGEGLTEGMDKLYEMILKRRKSLKQKKKR; translated from the coding sequence ATGGGGAACATCTCGTCCAACATCTCCGCCTTCCAGTCCCTGCACATCGTCATGCTGGGGCTGGACTCCGCGGGGAAGACGACGGTGCTGTACCGGCTGAAGTTCAACGAGTTCGTCAACACCGTGCCCACCATCGGCTTCAACACCGAGAAGATCCGGCTGAGCAACGGCACGGCCAAGGGCATCAGCTGCCACTTCTGGGACGTGGGCGGCCAGGAGAAGCTGCGCCCGCTCTGGAAGTCCTACAGCCGCTGCACCGACGGCATCATCTACGTGGTGGACTCGGTGGACGTGGACCGGCTGGAGGAGGCCAAGACGGAGCTGCACAAGGTGACCAAGTTCGCCGAGAACCAGGGCACGCCGCTGCTGGTCATCGCCAACAAGCAGGACCTGCCCAAGTCCCTGCCGGTGGCCGAGATCGAGAAGCAGCTGGCCCTGCACGAGCTCACCCCCTCCACCACCTACCACATCCAGCCCGCCTGCGCCATCATCGGCGAGGGGCTGACGGAGGGCATGGACAAGCTCTACGAGATGATCCTGAAGCGGAGGAAGTCCCTCAAGCAGAAGAAGAAGCGGTAG